TAATCACGCTTGACGAGTGGCGAAACGCCTTCGGGACGAACGCCGTCGCGGTCGACCCCAACCGTGTGCCGAGCGGGTCGTCAGTCTCCTTCACTGTGCGGGACGTCGAGTCGGCGGGCACGTATGACCTGCATCTCCGGTACGCGAGCGCGCCCGAGGACAACGCCGAGCGCGTGATCGAGGCCGGCGGGCCGCGGGCGACGCTTCGCGTCAACGACTCGGTCGAGACGATTGAGCCCGGGTTCACCGACTACTGGGACGAGTGGGAGGTGTTCACGACCGAGATCGACCTCGAAGAAGGTGGCAACGAGATCGCGATCGAACTGGACTACGAGAACGGCGATACCTTCGAGGGCGACGTCGGCGGATTCAATCTTAATACCATCGCGATCACCGAAGCCGGCGACCCTTCACCGATCCCAGCCGAGTACGAGGGCTATACGCCCGAAGACGAGAACTTCGACGCGAAACCTGAGTTCTCGTTCATCGAGGACGTTCCAGCCGCTGGCTGGGACGAGACCCGTGTGGTCGACTCGGCTATCGGCGACTATATCGTCACCGCCCGACGCAAGGGTGAGGAGTGGTACGTCGGCGCGATGACAGACGAGGGCGGGCGCGCGATCGACGTGCCGCTCGATTTCCTCGCGCCCGGCAAGTCCGGCGGCGGACGTGGGCAGGGTCCAAGCGGCCCCAAGTACGTCGCCGAAATCTACTCGGATGGAGTCGGTGCCGGCGTCGACGCCGATCAGACCAGCGTGCGGATCGACGAGGCGATCGTCGACCCGAGTTCCACGGTCCTGGCCTCGATGGCGCCAAGCGGCGGGACGGCGATTCGGCTCCGCCGGGCGAAGGGCCGGGAGCGAAGCGAGCTTCCGAGCTACAAACGTCCCGAACAGGAGATCACCTATTCGGTCACGTCGGAGGCCGGCTTGGACGAGGCGTTTATCACGGCGACCGGCTCGAACGACGGCGAGTTCATCGGCGGTACGCCCGTCGAGATCGAGGTCGACGGCGAGGTCGTTGCCGTCGACAACGTCCGTCTTCCACCCGGTGCATCGGATGAAACCGTCGAACTGGGCTACCGAATCGGTTCCATCGGAACCTACAATGTCGTCGTGCGCGATTTCGAGAGCGGCGCTGAGGTCGCCTCCGGGACCGTCAGTGTCGAGCCCGGCGAGTTGATCGCCGAGTTCGAGGACCCGAGCGGCGACGACCACGGCCCTGGCGGATACGTCTATCCGACTGACGGCGCCTTTGAAGAGGGGGCGTTCGACCTGCGCTCGGTCGGTGTCTACGAGATCGAAACCGAGTACCGCTTCGCCTTCGAGGTCGAGAACCTCTACGACACTTTCGGCGGCGAGTTCTCGCCCCACTACTTCCTCGTCTATCTGCGCGACTCCTCAAGTTTGGGCGGACGGACGACGGAACTGGGCGACCTCGGTCTCACAGCCGAGTTCGCCGAGGAGTGGCACTACCGGATCGACGCCAACGGGTTCGGACGGGGGATCGTCGACAGCGAGGGAACTGACCTTGGCACGCCGGGTCTCGGAGTCGACTTCACGAGCAACACGGTGATCGTCTCGGTCGAGAAGGACACGCTGGGCGACCTTGACGTGGCCGACATGGAGATCGCACCCCTTGTTGGGAGCGAGGACAACGGAACGCTTCGCCCGGTCGAGGTCGAGGCCGGCCCGTTCGTCTTCGGCGGCGCGCGGGAGGGCGCGGTCGGGAACGCCCCACGGGTCGTTGACCTCCTGATACCCGAGAAAGTCGAGCAGGAAGCGGCACTCGCATACGACGCCGAGTCGTTCGCGACGATTCCGTTTACGTCGCTATAGACGGTCTCCGGTCCCGCAGCGATCTGTCGATGGAACCGTTTCACCCGTACATCGAAGCGACCCCATGCCATGCGCGCTGGTCGCTTGCGACGCGACCCACGAGCGAACACGCCGTACGGTAGTATTGCGTTCAGATATCAGCGGATACCTGAAAGGAAGGATCCTTTCACACAAATTGGAGGTGGTCTTGGTCGAGTGACCAGTGGCTCAGTAGATCTCGCCCATGTCGCGGAGCTTCTGGATCTCGTGTTTGGTCCGCTTCGGCGGTATGCCCTCCTGCCCAGTACGCTCGTAAACCTTCTCCTCGGGAGCACCGCGCCCGCCGTTGTCCATCTCCTGCAGTTCACGGATGATAGTCTTGATCCACTCCACGTGTTCGCGGTCCGTCTTCGCTCGTCCGGTCTCGATTACCTCAACGTCGTATTCACCCTCCTCCTCAGTGGTGATGCCGAACTGCTCGAGACATTCCTCGATTAGTACCACTACGTCAGTGAGGTGGCTCTCCTCAACCACCTCGAAGGAGGTAAGACGGGCGTTCGCCTCGGTTAATCGCGGCACCGCGTTAGGATGGATTTGCAGCGGAACGTCCGCCTCTTCGATAGTCTCGTTCATCTGGTGAGTGGAGGCGGCGATTTTCTCGGCCAACACGTCGGAGACTGTCGGCGTGATCATCCGCACGGCGCCGAGATACTTTGCGGCCTCATCGACAGTGAACGCCTCGATGTCGTACGAGACTGGCTCGGGCGAGAAACTCGCCGCAACGAGGTCGACCTTCGAAGAGATCTCACCAGACGGGGAAATCTGCTCAACCAGTGGCTCATACGAATCCCAGTGGCCGTATTTCGGCGTATCAATCAAGAGGTGACTTGCGTGGTTTTCGAGACACTCGTGGATGCCGGATTTAGTCACAGTATGAGTGCCCGAATCGAGCGGGCTACCGAGTGCCTGCATCGATTGGTGGCTGAGATCGGACGCTTGATAGATGAAATACTAGTGGTACTGGTCATCGAGGAGGACGCCATTCTCAAGCGAGCGTCCGGAGGCATTTGCGAACAACCCGCTGAAGCTCACATCGGTCCCGTTGATCGTCGTACTGGGGGCGTCAGTCCAGAGAGGATCTCAAGTAGTCCAGTCTGGTCCACAATTGGATCGACAACCACCTGGAGGTTGATCTCACCGCGGACAGTTTTTTCATTCTCGGTCCGAGTACAGCCACCGGCCAGCTGGAGTGCGAGCAGGCGTTGAAGACGTTCTGAGATGCCGTAGCCGTTCAACAGTGCTAGCAGTCGTTTGTAGTTATCTCCGGAATCAGCAGGAGTTTCGGACACGTCAGAGGCCATGTTGTATCGCCACTACGCCATCACAAAGACATAACGTTCCGACCGACAACGTCTCGTGGTCATCGAGTGACCAAGGTGATTGAGCGAGTCTCGCCCTTTGATCCGAGCTCGCTGATTCGGAGAAAGGAGTGTACAATTACTCTCGGTTTTGTATGTACCGTAGAATACAGCCTTTCGCCGATCTCTCCTTGAGATGCGTTTTTGACCCCACAGCTAGCACACCGGAACCCTCGCTCGTGAGCAAGAAACGCCGTATTCTCGCGGCCTTCGGCCGCTCTGAGACGGGGGTTCCTCGCTCGCGCGAGACAGTAGTGATACCGCCAACCTCAAGAGAAGCGATCCGTCGGCACGTCCTGGCGCTCCTCGTTGCGCTCGTCGGGGGAATTATTACGGGTGCCTACCTTGTCGGAGGTGTACTATGAACGACATGATCGCGTGCGACCGGTGCGGGCGCGAAGTCGAACCCGCCACTACCGCCGCGCGGGCGACGCTTTGTTCCGAGTGCATCCTTCGGACGCTCTTTGAGGCATAGCCACCGATACCTTGTTTCTATCGGGAGCGCAGTACTGAGTGCCACCCTCGGAGGTGTCGGGAGTGTACCCGTCCTCGCTATCGACGTCAGCGTAGTCGGCGAGAGTTGTCTGTTCGTCCATTGGGTTAGTTTGATTCGAGGCCGCTCAGAGATCGAAAGCGTCGGCCTCCGTCTCTCGAAGGTCCGCCTTCTACTTCGAGCGCGGAACCGGGTGCGTGTCCGAACCAAACACTCCCGCTTCAAGTTCGCCCGTCGATTTCTCGGCGTTCTCCGAGGTCCAGCTACCCGGTCCGAACACGCCCTTCCCGATCTTCAAGAGTTCCTTTCGCTCCTCGCGAGCGGCCGTGAGTGTCTTCTCGGCGTCGGTCGTGACGTCCGCCGAAAAGTAGTCGTCCAGCATCCAGTTGTACTGGTTCTGGTCTTTCCGAATGAATCAGCCCATCGGTCGAGCGAGGAAGAGTCCGAGGACGGATGGGTAGCTATAGCGGAAACCCCTCTTTCTACTCCGTCGATGAACGTCCTCTCGCGGGTGTGGGCTGCAAGAAAGAGATTGGTCATTGGAAACACTCGTCTAAGACATATCTCTTCAGCTGACATACAAAATGGGATATAGGGGAATACCAACTATGCAGAAACAATGGTAGACATAACAGGTCACATTGCGTTCGGCCTCTTGTTCGCCCTTCCAGCGTGGTTTCTCTGGGATGATAGAGCCAGCATTGGATTCATCCTCCTGGCTGTCGTCGCCTCGCTGTTTCCAGACATCGATTTATGGCTCAGTCGGTGGTTCCATGAGATAATACACCATCATGGTGTGACGCATACGGTATTGGTCGTGACTATTGCGAGTATAGTCGTCGGTACAGTTCTTACCGGCTTGTTCAGCACTCAGATTGATAACTGGATTCAAAGCGAGCGATTTGATACGTCCAGTCTATTCGTATTCACGACAATAGGATTCTTGGTCGGAGGTCTGAGTCACTTGAGTGCTGACATCCTTTCAGCACCTGATATCTCGACGCCGATAGAACCGTTCTGGCCTCTGTATCCCCAGCCTCTTGGTATTGACCTTGTATGGTACAACGCTGCGTGGATCAACATTGGATTCTTTTCAGTGATGGTGGTAGCGCACATCGCACTCGCATATCTGACGACTCCGATCAATCACCGGTATCGACTACTCCCGAAGTGAGGACGGCGCGGCGTGCCCGATCTCGATGAGGAGACAGACGTCGAGATGATGATTGCCGCTCGCGATCAGTACCACGGTTGGATGGTTCGACAGTCGAGCACCGTCCAGCCGAGGATGCCGTGGTCGTGACCAACGGTGGTGTTGCGACCGAGACCGCCCCGCAGGACGACGACATCGACGAAACGCTCATCACCGGGCCGTGGACGGAACTGGACGAGCAGGGTGGTGCGACGTGCTTCAGGTGTGAGGATTGTGGGCGTGAGTCGCCCAGTCGTGGGGACGTAGAACGCTTAAAATTCCACGCCGAGAAGTGCGCCTTCCGATAAATCCACAGAACAATTGGAAGGAATTAGTTGAAAGCATCTGGGTAGTGGTTGTCTTTACTTGCTGAGAACTATCTGAAATATCCTTCAAGATATACGTACATATCGGTCATTCTCCAACTGGTTCGATATCAGGCTCGAACAGAACTTCAATCGAGCACTCAAAGTAGGCCGCAAGTTTGAACGCCAACTCTAATGAGGGGTCGTACCGATTTCGTTCAATCGCGTTTATCGTCTGTCGTGAAACGCCGACAGCTGTCGCGAGTTCTCCTTGACTCAATCCTTCGCATTCACGGTAAGCAGTAATATTAGTTCTCATAACCACTCCACGCTCATCTATACTGCCGGGTCACACGCCAGTGGACAGCTCCAAAGATGAAGATCAACAGGAGATTCATCAAGCACAGAAGCGCAAATATACAACGACTTCGATCCACGATAGCGACTAGCATGAGATATATCAAACTAACGTAGGTTTAGCGGGGCCGGATGTTTCGGAGACCAGGATTACTAACCGGAGGTGCGGCCGAGAATTCGGGTCAAATCCTACCAGCAAAATGACTCTGTAACTGAGCGACGTGAGATGACTGAGACACATTAGCATCCTCTCCCCTGGGGAAGCCGCACAGCGCCCTGTAGGCGCAAGCAGGATCATGGAGGCAGGCGAGGAGAGGAGGATGCGATCGGGCTTTGGCCGGTCTAGAAGGCCGGAACTCCCTAGCGGGGCTGTTGCAACGATAGTTTGTAGTTTCTATCGAATCTGAGTATATCGGTACTGGTCCCGAATGTGCTGATGATAGTAGCTTCCGTGTGAGCTATCACTTATTAATACTCAATAGACTTACTCTGGGATGGTACGATACTGATAGGAAAGCGAGTGTCGGTTGTTACTCTTCGAGTCTGATTTCGTCGTCCGTGACAGTTTCAACGGCGTCGTTATCCAATTCGTAGGTTTCTTCGTCACCGTCACCCCAGCCGAGTTCGGCTGCAATTTCATCCGTCAAGCTAGGATCTGGCTCGAGATGTGCCGTCGAATTATCAGCATCAACAACAGTTCCTACTTTCGAGCCATCGGCAGTAACGACGGTCTTGCCTTCAGCACTTTCGTCAATAGTTGCCCTATCGTACTCTTCTACGCAGAGCTTCTACCAATAGGTAGTGCAGGCACCTGCCATCCCGAGTGTATTTCTTGTACCTCGACGTTTGGTCCAGAGTTTCCGTCCGGAGAATTCTTCTGCAGTTGGCTGAACCGGATCAGTTGTCGCTCACAACACCACACCGACTATTGAGGACCAGCGCTATTCAATATATTCAAAAGTTTCGTCAATGTGGGGCGTCCGTCGGCATCATTTGCGAGTACCCGCTGTGTCCACTCTCCCTCTTCAAATAAAAGTGCGACTACCGTATTGTTATTCAGAGAAACGATGACGTGGAATATATTGAAGATCACAAACGAACAGTTTTGATCCTCCTGTTTGCAATACCACTGTGCGCCTCATTCGTTTGTTAGCCGACGAAGAACATCTTGGGGAAATATTTGATATTCTCAACGACAACGACATCGATTTCATCGTTACACCAGGTGATGAAGATTCTCCGGACTCAAAGATGATTGAATTCCCGATTCCAACCGATGGTCTCGGACTCATTCTCGAGAAGATTCGCGAAGCAGGACTTGACGATGATTACATCATCGTTCTGAATGCTGAGAATGCGAACACACCTCATATTGAGGACCTACAAGCCCGCTACGCCAACGACTACGACCCACTTCGCCTTCCTGAATTACGTTCGAAAGCACGCGATCAGAGCCAAGATCCGCTTTCGTATGCGGCGATGATATTTCTGAGCGCTATCATCGCTGGAGCGGGGTTGCTCGTTGGCTCACCGGCAATCGTCATCGGATCAATGGTCATCGCTCCCCTCGTCGGACCAGTTCTTACTGCAACAGTTGGTGCTGTTGCTGGCGATCGCCCTATGCTCATCGACAGCATTCGGATCCAAGCACTCGGTCTCATCGCTGGCGTGATCGGTGCTGTTCTATTTGGATTCTTTGCCAAAACCATCGGACTCGCTCCCTCTTCGCTTGACATAACGTCACTACAACTGATATCGCTTCGTGCGGCTCCAACACCCTTTTCGATCATCGTTGGAGCGGCTGCTGGCGCAGCTGCAGCGTTCGGACTCACGACGAAAGGCTCAAACTCGCTTGTAGGTGTGATGATCGCTGCCGCACTCATTCCTGCTGCAGCAACTGTCGGAATCGCGATAGCGTGGAATGAGTATCTCGTTGCACTTGGGAGTGGACTCCTTTTAGTGAGTACGATGGCGGTTGTGAACCTCGCAATGGTCCTCGTATTATGGGTGCTGTACCGGAATCATGACTTGGGTGAGCTCTCATTCGCAGATCGAACCCCGAGTCGAGCAGCATTCGTTACTGCCGTTCTCATCGTAGTGGCGGTTGCAACTACTGGGGTCGCAGTCTCTCAACAAGCGCTCTTTCAGCAAACAGTGACGCAGAGCGTTGATACCGTTCTTGATGATCCAGCCTACTCGGGCGTTGACTCGGTTTCAGTCCAAACTGAATATGCCGGAATCGGGAGAGATCTGACGTCTTCGTCTAAATCGGCGACAGTTACGGTTAGTGCGTCGAATGAATCATATCCGAACTTATCAGAGCAACTGCGTAATCAGATTCAGTCGGAGAGTGGCAGCACACAAGTAACCGTTCGCTTCAATACATTCCAACAAGCCAATCAGACGGAAGTTGTGTAAGCTATCGTTTGCTGCTCAGAAACGATGGAGGTACCATCGTAGTCAAGAAGTGTCCTGCGGGAAGGACTGCGGCAGCTGGTCATACTGGCTGTATACTCGATCAACCGCGAGAGCGATAGTCTCAATTGGGAAGTCCATGGAAATAGCCGCTACTACCCGTTAGGAACGACCACAGGACAGTCCAACTTCGCGACCTACGGTCTCTAACTGTTGCTCAAGCCGGTTTTCGACCGGTATGTAAAATATTGAATGTCATCGAGAGGGAGACCTTCAGCGGAGACGGCCAAGCAGCTTGTAGTCGTAATTGGGAGTGTACCGGCGGAACAGCAGGCTGGAGCAGCTCGAGGGAGACTAGCGGAATCATGGCCGTGTTGTACCTAGTGCCCACACGAGGTTCTGCTTGATATTCACGAGCGTGGCCTCGGAGATGAGAATGGCTTTCACGACGTTGAGCGGATCATCGCGCATCAGTGTGACGTCCGTGCTGGAGCCGATGTCCGTCCCGACGTACGCCACCGCGAGAGCGGGCGCGTCATTGACGCCGTCACCCACCATCATTGCCTTTGAATCTAAAGTTAGGAGCCCTAATTACCACGCGATCAAAGTGGAAATCCGCAAAAGAAAGGGGACCGTATGTATTCCTGTATGACGACGACTATCACCGTAGAGGGAATGACCTGCGGTCACTGTGAACAGACGGTCAAAGAGGCGCTTCAAGACGTGTCCGGTGTAACCGACATGACCGTCGACCGAGACGACGAACAGGCGAGCGTCGATGGTGACGTAGATACTACGACCCTTGTAGAAGCCGTCGAGGACGCTGGGTACACCGCTCACACCTGAGTATAACACGGTCTGAGGATAGCACAGAACGCTTCTGGGCGATCAGCCCGCCGTTCTCTTCGGGGTTTGCCCACACTGAACCTGGCGTACGGTTTCAGGGCCCAAACATTCAGGAAGCCGGCGAATCCACCTCAAGAGAAAATATAACCCATGGACGACCACCAAGATACAAATGAGAGCCCCACGGGAAGGGAAAACCAGCAAGACAACGGCAGTTACCTCCAACACGGATTCGACGACCACGATGAAGCGGTCGATAAGTCTGATGAGCAACAAGTAGAACAGGAGCTACTGGAGGAGAAAGCTCAACCTGCCGCGGAGGGTGAGGCGTCTCTCCACGAGCAGCATGAGCACGCCGAACAAGAGGATGAAGGGGACAACCACGGCCACGAGGGGCATGGTGAGGGCCATGGTGGCATGCACGAGGGCCACGAGCAGATGTTCCGGCGGCGCTTTTTCGTCTCTACACTCCTTTCGATCCCAGTTCTCCTGTACAGCGAAACGCTACAGGAGTGGCTCGGATTCTCCGTCCCAGTGTTTCCGGGTAGCGAATGGATCAACCCCGTATTCGCGGTAATCGTGTTCGTGTACGGTGGGGTTCCATTCCTCCAGATGGCGGTGCCGGAGCTGAAAGACCGCTCACCGGGGATGATGACGCTGATCTCGATGGCCATCTCGGTCGCGTTCGTCTACAGCCTGGCCACCGTCATCTTCCCTGCACAGTCGGCGTTCTTCTGGGAACTCGTCACGCTAATCGATATCATGCTGCTGGGCCACTGGATCGAGATGCGGTCGGTACGCCGTGCCTCGAGCGCAGTCGACGAGCTGGCGAAGCTGATGCCCGATACTGCCGAGCGAATCACCGACGACGGGGAGACCGAGGAAGTCCCTGTTAGTGAACTCTCCGAGGGCGACCTCATGCTCGTCCGGCCGGGCGCAAGTGTCCCTGCTGACGGCATCGTTGAGGAGGGTGATTCGGACGTTGAGGAATCGATGATCACAGGTGAGTCGAAACCAGTCTCGAAAGAACCTGGCGACGAGGTCATCGGCGGGACGATCAACGGTGACGGCAGTCTCCGTGTGCGTGTCGGTGCGACGGGCGAGGAGACGACGCTCGCGGGCATCATGCGACTCGTCGAGGAAGCCCAGCAGAGTACGTCTCAAACTCAAGTCTTGGCCGACAGAGCGGCCGGCTGGCTGTTTTACGTCGCCCTCGCAGCAGCAGTCGTGACAGCAATCGCGTGGACAATCGCGGTCTCATTCGACGCAACGGTTATCGAGCGTGTCGTCACGGTGCTCGTCATCGCCTGCCCACATGCGCTTGGGCTCGCCATCCCATTGGTCGTCGCGATCAACACGTCACTCGCGGCTCGCAACGGGATGCTCGTTCGCGACCGCATCGCGATGGAAGAAGCGAGAAATTTGGACGCCATCATCTTCGACAAGACGGGGACGCTCACCGAGGGCGAGCACGGTGTCGTCGACATGGCGACCGTCGACGGCGTCGGCGAGGACGACGCACTCGCCTTGGCGGCAGCCGTCGAGAGCGACTCAGAGCACATGATCGCGCGAGCCATCCGCGAGGCCGCCACGGAGCGGGAGTTGACCGTTCCTGACGCCACCGATTTCGAGGCGATCAAAGGCCGAGGTGTCCGCGCGAACGTCGACGGAAACAAGGTGTACGTTGGGGGGCCGAACCTGTTGACCCAACTCGATAGAGAGATTCCTGACCACCTCCAGCGCTTCGCTGATAAAGCTGGGCAGAATGCCCAGACCGTGGTGTATCTTGTTCGTGAAGGTGAGTTGATTGCCGCGTTCGCGATGGCCGACGTGATCCGCCAGGAGAGTTACGCCGTCGTCGACGCCCTCCACAACCTCGGCATCGAGGTAGCGATGTTGACCGGTGACTCCCAAGACGTCGCCAACGCTGTTGCCGACGAACTGGGCATCGACACGGTATTCGCGGAGGTCCTCCCCGGCGACAAGGACAAGAAAGTGCAGGAACTCCAAGACCAGGGCAACCTCGTTGGGATGGTTGGCGACGGCGTCAACGACGCGCCCGCGCTGACGCGAGCCGACGTCGGAATCGCTATCGGGAGCGGCACCGACGTCGCCGTCCAATCGGCTGACGTTATCCTCGTGCAGAACAACCCGATGGACGTCGTGCGACTCGTGAAACTGAGCAAGGCGAGCTACCGAAAGATGCAGGAGAACATCGTGTGGGCGGCCGGGTACAACGTCTTCGCACTCCCGCTTGCAGCGGGCGTGTTGGCTCCGATCGGAATCCTGCTATCGCCCGCTGTGGGCGCACTGCTGATGTCGTTGAGTACGATCATCGTCGCGATTAACGCGCAGCTACTCCGACGAGTTGATCTGTCGCTGTCAACGCTCTCGGAGACCTCATCACCACGCGAGCCCCAAGCAGCGGACTGACCGACTTGGAAGGCAGATATTTCTGCTATCGTTCTTCTGGAAGGGACGTTGGGTCAGTCTATCTACCTAACGGCCGTTGCAGGATAGAGTATAATCAAGGCACGCAACAAAGTCAACCTCTGAAACCGTGGCCCTATGCATTGAAACGTCCTGCCTCAACTATTAATCATCGAGCAAGAGCCATGACTCCAGATCAACCGTTCGACAGTATTCAATACCGTCAGCATGAGCAGTTGCCTGAAATCAACGACGGATCGGAAGTTAACACGTATATTCGACAATCAAGTATTCCTCCTCAACATGCAATTCTGTGACGAGTGTGGTTCGATGATGCACACGGAGGCCGACACGTGGGTGTGTCGCTCCTGTGAGAGCGAGAAGCCGCGAGACCCGCAAGCGGAAGCGACGATGGTGACCCAGGATGGACAGCAGGACGACGGGGCACCCGCCGTAGCCGACGCGACCCAGGACTCTACCGAGACGATGCAGGAGCCCTGTCCGGCGGACGACTGCGACAGCGACCGGGCCTACTACGAGATGATACCGAAGCCGGGCGGCTCCTACGAGGTTCGGCTATTCACATGTATCGAGTGCGGCCACAAGTGGCGCGAGTCCTAACGATCAACAACATCTGTCACAAGAACCGTTGTTGGGATGTTCATTCCTCCGATTATCGATGCGGTAATCGTTGGAACAGTCTCTCTCCAGAAACGGAACCGAAGATGGGGCAGTGTTCGGACTCCCCGATAACCCAACCCACTCAATTCGCAGATGTACTGAACACCGTGAGTTCATCTGCAGTGAAACTGCTAGTCGAAACTTCTGCGCTACTCCTCACCGCTCATACCAACGAGCCACCACTTCGCCCGCGTGAGCACGCTGGCATTGACCTTCCGTTTCGCGAGGTTCTGCTCCTCTTTGACAGTGTTGACCAGTTCAGTGTGCTCCGTCGCGTTGCTCCAGGATAAGACGCTTCTTGTGGTGGGTGCGCTCAATCTCGCGCTGTAATTCGTCGCGGTCGGCGAACCACTCACAGATCACCTCGGATTTACTCCCGACTAGTTTGATTCGATTTCTCCTGTTCCAAAATCTCCCCAACCAAAAATAATGCCAACGCCGACGAGAACAGCGCTATCTCCGCTAATGAGAATAATAACGAGTAACAGTGAGAATCCAGTCTCCGCAAGTTGACGAAGAGATTGACCAATGAAGATGATTCCAAAAATTAGTGGTGCGATAGCGATTCCTTTCTACTCATTCATATTGGATATTTCTTATTATTTATTGATTAACCCTTGCACATCAAATATCTAAACAATCAGAAATTGAAAGAGAAAAGAATATTTTTATAATATTCTATATCCACCGTTAGATATGGTTGAGTTCTCAGAATCCAATTCACCGTCAGATGACTACGCCATCTCTACAGTTACTCTTGACGACGACTACTACGAGGTTACGCAGTCATCAATCCGAAACAAGTACGTTGTCCGTGATAGCACTGGCAATGTCGTCCTCCGCGGGAAACAAAAAATGTTCAAGATGAAAGAGGAGTTCCCCTTCGTCACTGGTGACGGCGAGGACGCGTTCACCGTGAAAGCTGGCGGTATCATGGACGTTGCAGGAAATTATACCATCACGGACGCAGGCACCGGCGAGGAAGTCGTTGTCCTTGACGAGGACTATTCATTGTTTGCGGAGAACTGGACGATTCGAGACCCCGACACGGGGGCGGTGTTGGCGACTATTCAATCAAAGAGCAAACCCTTCTCAGCACTTCGGCACTTTGTCTCCGTTGCGAACCTCATCCCGAACAAGTACGAAATATTTGACGCCGACGGTGATCACGTCGGTGACATTGAAGGACAATTCTCACTGCGGGATACCTACACAGTCAGTATCGACGATGCCAGTGATATCCCAAAAGAGGCTGTAATCGCTTCTGCGTGCAT
This DNA window, taken from Halalkalicoccus subterraneus, encodes the following:
- a CDS encoding minichromosome maintenance protein MCM yields the protein MQALGSPLDSGTHTVTKSGIHECLENHASHLLIDTPKYGHWDSYEPLVEQISPSGEISSKVDLVAASFSPEPVSYDIEAFTVDEAAKYLGAVRMITPTVSDVLAEKIAASTHQMNETIEEADVPLQIHPNAVPRLTEANARLTSFEVVEESHLTDVVVLIEECLEQFGITTEEEGEYDVEVIETGRAKTDREHVEWIKTIIRELQEMDNGGRGAPEEKVYERTGQEGIPPKRTKHEIQKLRDMGEIY
- a CDS encoding metal-dependent hydrolase; translation: MVDITGHIAFGLLFALPAWFLWDDRASIGFILLAVVASLFPDIDLWLSRWFHEIIHHHGVTHTVLVVTIASIVVGTVLTGLFSTQIDNWIQSERFDTSSLFVFTTIGFLVGGLSHLSADILSAPDISTPIEPFWPLYPQPLGIDLVWYNAAWINIGFFSVMVVAHIALAYLTTPINHRYRLLPK
- a CDS encoding helix-turn-helix transcriptional regulator: MRTNITAYRECEGLSQGELATAVGVSRQTINAIERNRYDPSLELAFKLAAYFECSIEVLFEPDIEPVGE
- a CDS encoding DUF389 domain-containing protein; this translates as MRLIRLLADEEHLGEIFDILNDNDIDFIVTPGDEDSPDSKMIEFPIPTDGLGLILEKIREAGLDDDYIIVLNAENANTPHIEDLQARYANDYDPLRLPELRSKARDQSQDPLSYAAMIFLSAIIAGAGLLVGSPAIVIGSMVIAPLVGPVLTATVGAVAGDRPMLIDSIRIQALGLIAGVIGAVLFGFFAKTIGLAPSSLDITSLQLISLRAAPTPFSIIVGAAAGAAAAFGLTTKGSNSLVGVMIAAALIPAAATVGIAIAWNEYLVALGSGLLLVSTMAVVNLAMVLVLWVLYRNHDLGELSFADRTPSRAAFVTAVLIVVAVATTGVAVSQQALFQQTVTQSVDTVLDDPAYSGVDSVSVQTEYAGIGRDLTSSSKSATVTVSASNESYPNLSEQLRNQIQSESGSTQVTVRFNTFQQANQTEVV
- a CDS encoding heavy-metal-associated domain-containing protein, which produces MTTTITVEGMTCGHCEQTVKEALQDVSGVTDMTVDRDDEQASVDGDVDTTTLVEAVEDAGYTAHT
- a CDS encoding copper-translocating P-type ATPase, translated to MDDHQDTNESPTGRENQQDNGSYLQHGFDDHDEAVDKSDEQQVEQELLEEKAQPAAEGEASLHEQHEHAEQEDEGDNHGHEGHGEGHGGMHEGHEQMFRRRFFVSTLLSIPVLLYSETLQEWLGFSVPVFPGSEWINPVFAVIVFVYGGVPFLQMAVPELKDRSPGMMTLISMAISVAFVYSLATVIFPAQSAFFWELVTLIDIMLLGHWIEMRSVRRASSAVDELAKLMPDTAERITDDGETEEVPVSELSEGDLMLVRPGASVPADGIVEEGDSDVEESMITGESKPVSKEPGDEVIGGTINGDGSLRVRVGATGEETTLAGIMRLVEEAQQSTSQTQVLADRAAGWLFYVALAAAVVTAIAWTIAVSFDATVIERVVTVLVIACPHALGLAIPLVVAINTSLAARNGMLVRDRIAMEEARNLDAIIFDKTGTLTEGEHGVVDMATVDGVGEDDALALAAAVESDSEHMIARAIREAATERELTVPDATDFEAIKGRGVRANVDGNKVYVGGPNLLTQLDREIPDHLQRFADKAGQNAQTVVYLVREGELIAAFAMADVIRQESYAVVDALHNLGIEVAMLTGDSQDVANAVADELGIDTVFAEVLPGDKDKKVQELQDQGNLVGMVGDGVNDAPALTRADVGIAIGSGTDVAVQSADVILVQNNPMDVVRLVKLSKASYRKMQENIVWAAGYNVFALPLAAGVLAPIGILLSPAVGALLMSLSTIIVAINAQLLRRVDLSLSTLSETSSPREPQAAD
- a CDS encoding RPA12/RPB9/RPC11 RNA polymerase family protein, encoding MQFCDECGSMMHTEADTWVCRSCESEKPRDPQAEATMVTQDGQQDDGAPAVADATQDSTETMQEPCPADDCDSDRAYYEMIPKPGGSYEVRLFTCIECGHKWRES
- a CDS encoding LURP-one-related/scramblase family protein, with protein sequence MVEFSESNSPSDDYAISTVTLDDDYYEVTQSSIRNKYVVRDSTGNVVLRGKQKMFKMKEEFPFVTGDGEDAFTVKAGGIMDVAGNYTITDAGTGEEVVVLDEDYSLFAENWTIRDPDTGAVLATIQSKSKPFSALRHFVSVANLIPNKYEIFDADGDHVGDIEGQFSLRDTYTVSIDDASDIPKEAVIASACILDALENQ